The Limnospira fusiformis SAG 85.79 genomic interval GGTTCCCGTTTATGGATTACTTCCTCTATTTCCAAAGAACTATGCAGAACCGTCAGACATTTGAGATTACCGCGATCGCGACAAAATTCATGCCACGGGGCAATTTCTTCTGGCTTAGAACTAATGATTAAATAATGAGTACAGGCTTCTAGTAACGGTACTTTTTCCGTCTGTACTTGACCACCTACATCTACCACAACTAAAGTTTTTTGACGACGTAGATTAAGGATAGCTTGACTATGATGCTGGAAAAAATTATCAGTTATCCCACCTTTATAAGCAAGTTTATAGGCTTCGCGATCGCTTGATTTTGTCATCTCCCCTAACTCCAAAATCCAGTTACCTTCACCATCCCAGTGAGCCCTCTGTAAATATATGTCAGAATACTCAGTTAATAGGGTGCGGAATAGTGCGTGGGACAGGACAGATTTACCGCTGTCAGGTGGTCCTACAATCATCATGGCTGGACACAAACGCGGGGGTAAATTTTCCTGTACATCGATAGATAAAACCTGTCCGACCTGAGTTTGGCGGGAGTGGGTGGCAACTACCACCGCACCTAAGCGCGGATCGTAGCAAGCCACCCAAGCAGCCGGGTGTAGTTCATGAATTAGATAGCCATAAAGCCAGATCGGACCACGCCCGGAAATAACTATACCACCTTTATAGTCAATGTGGGCAGGTAAATTCTGGTCTCTCAAATCTTCCGGGGAGATTAGGCGGTCTTTAGTTACCAATTCAATAGACAGAATCTGATAACTTAACCCTTGTACAGACCGGGATTGACTTAAAGTTAATTTAATCGCTGGTTCAGCAGACTGGGGCATTTTTTTTAACCGACAAATTAAGCTACAAATATTGTAGAGTATTATGGCATAGCAATTGAAGAGGGTACTTCTACAACTAATTAGTATGTTTACTTATCCACCTACTCCCGCGATTTTGCAATGGTTGAGTCAGGGACAGTTTCCTAGTCGGTTACATAGATCAGTCAGAATGTGGTTAATACTCGATCGCCTTTATGGAGGACAATTTAACTGGGTTCAATCTCTATCCCAGCCATTTCGTTATAGCCAATTACGCGATCGTCTATTTTCTCTCAGTCATAGCAAAGGCGAAACTTTATCAGCCCAAGAATTAACCGTAAATTGTTCTGACCCCAAATGTTTATGTCATCAGTCACTTAGTACCATATTAAGCCATAGTAACTTACCTCAAAGTTTGAGTGAATGGGTAACTGAAACATCCCAACGCACAGGCTTATCTGTCGCGGAAATTCAAACTCACCTAGATGACTGTCCTTTTGCTACCGTTCACCGTTCATTACGAGACGATTTAACCCTGTTAGCATCCCAGGGATGGTTAAAGCATAGAAACCGACAAGGCTATTATTCT includes:
- the crn3 gene encoding CRISPR-associated ring nuclease Crn3/Csx3 gives rise to the protein MPQSAEPAIKLTLSQSRSVQGLSYQILSIELVTKDRLISPEDLRDQNLPAHIDYKGGIVISGRGPIWLYGYLIHELHPAAWVACYDPRLGAVVVATHSRQTQVGQVLSIDVQENLPPRLCPAMMIVGPPDSGKSVLSHALFRTLLTEYSDIYLQRAHWDGEGNWILELGEMTKSSDREAYKLAYKGGITDNFFQHHSQAILNLRRQKTLVVVDVGGQVQTEKVPLLEACTHYLIISSKPEEIAPWHEFCRDRGNLKCLTVLHSSLEIEEVIHKREPWLEMTWGVLEQGGICQIPTVLLEQVKTLLNKPQ